The proteins below are encoded in one region of Limnohabitans sp. 63ED37-2:
- a CDS encoding class I SAM-dependent methyltransferase → MHGTENPSAWLQRWSHLIAPGSTVLDVACGAGRHMRYLALLGHQVTGVDRNPDAVAMAKSSGEVVCADIENGPWPFDGETFGCVVVTHYLWRPLLPKVVASVAPGGLLIYETFAAGNETVGKPSRPDFLLQPGELIKAAEGLRTVAYEDGFEASPDRFVQRIVAVRDESPKTLQRWPLRPA, encoded by the coding sequence ATGCACGGCACCGAAAACCCCTCCGCCTGGCTGCAACGCTGGTCACACCTGATCGCCCCGGGCAGCACCGTGCTCGATGTGGCCTGCGGCGCAGGTCGCCACATGCGTTATTTGGCCTTGTTGGGACACCAAGTCACAGGTGTAGACCGCAACCCCGACGCCGTGGCCATGGCCAAAAGCAGTGGCGAGGTCGTTTGCGCTGACATCGAAAATGGCCCCTGGCCTTTTGATGGCGAAACTTTCGGATGCGTGGTCGTGACCCATTACCTTTGGAGACCCTTGCTGCCAAAGGTTGTGGCCAGTGTGGCCCCGGGTGGTCTGTTGATCTACGAAACCTTTGCAGCCGGCAACGAAACCGTGGGCAAACCTTCGCGACCAGACTTTTTGCTGCAACCCGGCGAACTGATCAAGGCGGCCGAAGGCTTGCGCACGGTAGCTTACGAAGACGGCTTTGAGGCCTCGCCAGACAGGTTTGTGCAACGCATCGTCGCCGTGCGAGACGAATCCCCAAAGACCCTCCAACGCTGGCCTTTGCGTCCTGCCTGA
- the dapA gene encoding 4-hydroxy-tetrahydrodipicolinate synthase: MTTDQRPIRGSIPALITPMLNDGQVDYPTLRKLIDWHVTEGTDGLVIVGTSGESPTVNVDEHREILRVSVEQAAKRIPIIAGCGANSTAEAISLAKYAESIGADAQLQVVPYYNKPTQEGLFQHFKAIAEATPKLPVILYNVPGRTVADLQHDTVLRLAQVPGIIGIKEATSNIERAQWLIRDVPKAFAVFSGDDATAVALMLCGGAGNISVTANVAPRQMHELCMAALRGDVKEAMRIQFQLLPVHKNLFVEANPIPVKWAMQRMGLCGPTLRLPMTELSESQRPVVEAALKASGLI; encoded by the coding sequence ATGACCACCGACCAACGCCCCATCCGTGGCAGCATCCCTGCTCTGATCACACCCATGCTCAACGACGGCCAAGTGGATTACCCCACTTTGCGAAAACTGATCGACTGGCATGTGACCGAAGGCACCGATGGGTTGGTGATCGTCGGCACTTCGGGCGAATCGCCCACCGTGAACGTGGACGAACACCGCGAAATTCTGCGGGTATCGGTGGAACAAGCGGCCAAGCGGATACCCATCATTGCCGGCTGCGGCGCCAACTCCACCGCAGAAGCCATTTCGCTGGCCAAATACGCCGAGTCCATCGGTGCTGACGCCCAATTGCAAGTGGTGCCCTATTACAACAAGCCCACTCAGGAAGGCCTGTTCCAGCACTTCAAGGCAATCGCCGAAGCCACGCCCAAGCTGCCCGTGATTTTGTACAACGTGCCTGGCCGCACCGTGGCCGATCTTCAGCACGACACCGTCCTGCGCTTGGCCCAAGTGCCAGGGATCATTGGCATCAAGGAAGCCACCAGCAACATCGAACGCGCCCAATGGCTCATCCGCGATGTGCCCAAAGCGTTCGCTGTTTTCTCGGGCGATGACGCCACGGCTGTGGCCCTGATGCTCTGCGGTGGCGCTGGCAACATCAGCGTGACCGCCAACGTGGCACCGCGTCAAATGCACGAGCTGTGCATGGCCGCCTTACGAGGCGACGTGAAAGAAGCCATGCGCATCCAGTTCCAGCTCTTGCCTGTGCACAAAAACCTGTTTGTCGAAGCCAACCCCATCCCCGTCAAATGGGCCATGCAGCGCATGGGGCTTTGCGGCCCCACACTGCGCTTGCCCATGACCGAGCTGTCTGAGTCGCAGCGGCCTGTGGTTGAAGCGGCCCTCAAGGCCAGTGGCCTGATTTGA
- the bamC gene encoding outer membrane protein assembly factor BamC: MSSVPFKRTATVLALATLLSACSVLQEDKIDYKSAAKAPTLEIPPDLTQLRKESRYAIESTSATASGFQNAGSRVADAGTAANALGPVRIERQGHQRWLVTSLPADKVWEPLREFWTSNGFVLVTDAADVGIMETEWAENRAKLPQDFIRRTLGKVLDSFYSTGERDKFRTRVERNAQGGVDIFITHRGMIETYTDAQKDRTIWQPRPSDPELEIEFMRRLMVKLGTTPEMAKTAATATAATANASETSSQVSTVNGQPVIVLQDSFDRAWRRTGVALDRSGFTVEDRDRMAGVYFVRYVAAGTSTEPTGFLGRIFGSKKDTPSTLTKYQIKVISSGDNQSAIRVLTATGQPEPSIQDAERILKLIAAELR; encoded by the coding sequence ATGTCCTCTGTTCCTTTCAAGCGCACCGCCACGGTATTGGCTTTGGCCACCTTGCTCAGCGCCTGCTCGGTGCTGCAGGAAGACAAAATCGACTACAAAAGCGCGGCCAAAGCGCCCACACTCGAAATCCCCCCGGATCTGACGCAGTTGCGCAAGGAATCGCGCTACGCCATCGAAAGCACGTCGGCCACAGCCTCCGGCTTTCAAAACGCTGGAAGCCGTGTAGCCGATGCTGGCACAGCAGCCAATGCCCTAGGGCCCGTCAGGATCGAGCGACAAGGCCATCAGCGTTGGCTCGTGACCAGCTTGCCAGCCGACAAAGTCTGGGAGCCTCTGCGCGAGTTTTGGACCAGCAATGGTTTTGTGCTTGTCACCGATGCGGCCGATGTGGGCATCATGGAAACCGAGTGGGCAGAAAACCGGGCCAAACTGCCCCAAGACTTCATTCGAAGGACCTTGGGCAAGGTGCTCGATTCGTTCTATTCCACCGGTGAACGTGACAAATTCAGGACCCGAGTGGAGCGCAATGCCCAAGGCGGCGTGGACATCTTCATCACCCACCGCGGCATGATCGAGACCTACACCGACGCCCAAAAAGACCGCACCATCTGGCAACCCCGACCCAGTGACCCTGAGTTGGAAATCGAATTCATGCGCCGCCTGATGGTCAAATTGGGCACCACGCCAGAAATGGCCAAAACAGCCGCGACCGCGACGGCTGCCACTGCCAACGCATCGGAGACCAGCAGCCAGGTCAGCACCGTCAATGGCCAACCCGTGATCGTGCTTCAGGACAGTTTCGACCGCGCATGGCGGCGCACGGGCGTGGCCTTGGACCGCAGCGGCTTCACTGTGGAAGACCGCGACCGGATGGCCGGCGTTTACTTTGTGCGTTATGTTGCCGCCGGCACCAGCACCGAACCAACAGGCTTTCTGGGACGTATCTTTGGAAGCAAGAAGGACACCCCTTCGACGCTGACCAAATACCAGATCAAAGTCATTTCCTCAGGTGATAACCAAAGCGCCATTCGCGTGTTGACGGCCACGGGTCAACCCGAGCCTTCGATCCAGGATGCTGAGCGAATTTTGAAGTTGATTGCTGCCGAATTGCGCTAA
- a CDS encoding JmjC domain-containing protein: protein MNTEQPLALLGGLSPSQFMKRHWQKKPLLVRNAIPGFVPCVGRADLVALAGEEGVESRLIVDSPKGWKMKHGPFPKRGLPPFSQKKWTFLVQGVDLHHDGVHALMQQFRFVPDARLDDVMISYATDGGGVGPHFDSYDVFLLQAHGQRRWRIGRNKDLSLQPGVPLKILQNFEAEEEFVLNPGDMLYLPPKYAHDGVAEGECMTWSIGFRAPQEGELARELLLGLADEAFDGVGDAIYRDPKQGAMSSPAAIPQPLAGFARQVVDKALQNPDLLDSLLGEYLTEPKANVWFEDAEVAPDLSVGLRLDRRSKMMYDDKHVFINGEGFKVGGRDALVLRQLADERVITVQKIKVLSADAKEALLDWASAGWLRSL from the coding sequence ATGAACACAGAACAACCTTTGGCCCTGCTCGGTGGCCTCAGCCCCAGCCAATTCATGAAGCGCCACTGGCAAAAAAAGCCCTTGCTGGTGCGCAACGCGATCCCGGGTTTTGTGCCGTGTGTGGGCCGCGCCGACTTGGTGGCCTTGGCGGGCGAGGAGGGCGTGGAGTCGCGTTTGATTGTGGATTCGCCCAAGGGCTGGAAGATGAAGCATGGCCCGTTCCCCAAGCGGGGTTTACCGCCCTTCAGCCAGAAAAAGTGGACTTTCCTGGTGCAAGGCGTCGACTTGCACCATGACGGCGTGCACGCGCTGATGCAGCAGTTCCGCTTTGTCCCAGATGCACGGCTTGACGACGTGATGATCAGCTACGCCACCGATGGCGGTGGCGTGGGGCCCCACTTTGACAGTTATGACGTGTTTTTGTTGCAGGCCCATGGGCAGCGCCGCTGGCGCATTGGCCGCAACAAAGACTTGAGTCTTCAGCCGGGCGTGCCGCTCAAGATTTTGCAAAACTTTGAGGCGGAAGAAGAGTTTGTGCTCAACCCCGGCGACATGCTGTATTTGCCCCCAAAATATGCCCACGATGGTGTGGCCGAAGGCGAGTGCATGACCTGGTCGATTGGGTTTCGGGCCCCTCAAGAGGGCGAGTTGGCCCGTGAGTTGTTGCTGGGCTTGGCCGATGAAGCGTTTGACGGTGTGGGGGACGCCATTTATCGAGATCCGAAACAAGGGGCGATGTCATCACCTGCTGCCATTCCGCAGCCTTTGGCTGGCTTTGCACGTCAAGTGGTGGATAAAGCGCTTCAAAACCCTGACTTGCTGGACAGTTTGCTGGGTGAGTATCTGACCGAGCCCAAAGCCAATGTCTGGTTTGAAGACGCCGAAGTGGCGCCCGACTTGTCGGTGGGCTTGCGCCTGGACCGCCGCAGCAAGATGATGTACGACGACAAACACGTGTTCATCAATGGCGAGGGCTTCAAGGTCGGTGGGCGTGATGCTCTTGTTTTGCGTCAATTGGCCGACGAACGGGTCATTACAGTGCAAAAAATCAAGGTTTTGAGTGCAGATGCCAAAGAGGCTCTGCTTGATTGGGCCAGTGCCGGTTGGTTAAGGAGCCTGTGA
- a CDS encoding FKBP-type peptidyl-prolyl cis-trans isomerase has product MEIKTPSVVALTWTLKDTLGEVLDTLDEPVEFFIGGQDLLPKIEEALQGHEKGAKVDLHLEPEDAFGDFNEELLFLEPLALFPEGLEPGLTIEGTALPEGCHPDAPRNVLYTVTEIYPEHVVLDGNHPLSGIALRLHLKVESVREPTEAEVGSGSCGTGFFKIEVGDEGSLTIPTLH; this is encoded by the coding sequence ATGGAAATCAAGACACCTTCTGTGGTCGCACTGACCTGGACACTCAAAGACACGCTGGGCGAAGTTCTCGACACCTTGGACGAGCCCGTTGAATTCTTCATTGGCGGCCAAGACCTGCTGCCAAAAATAGAGGAAGCCCTGCAAGGCCACGAAAAAGGCGCCAAGGTCGATCTGCACTTGGAGCCCGAAGACGCCTTTGGCGACTTTAACGAAGAGCTGCTTTTCTTGGAGCCGTTGGCCCTCTTTCCCGAAGGGCTGGAGCCCGGCCTCACGATCGAAGGCACCGCCTTGCCCGAGGGCTGCCACCCCGACGCACCGCGCAACGTGCTCTACACCGTGACCGAGATCTACCCCGAGCATGTGGTGCTCGACGGCAACCACCCGCTGTCGGGCATTGCGCTGCGTTTGCACCTGAAGGTGGAATCGGTGCGCGAGCCCACCGAAGCCGAAGTGGGCAGCGGCAGCTGCGGTACGGGTTTCTTCAAGATCGAAGTGGGCGATGAGGGTAGCCTGACGATACCCACGCTGCACTGA
- the dut gene encoding dUTP diphosphatase, with protein sequence MNIDLKIIDARMSDQLPAYATPGSAGLDLRACLSEPLTLQPNAWQLVPTGIAVHLKDPAYAAMLLPRSGLGHKHGIVLGNLVGLIDSDYQGQLMVSAWNRSDVAFTIEPMERIAQMVIVPVVQATFNVVAEFDAPSERGEGGYGSTGKK encoded by the coding sequence ATGAACATCGACCTCAAAATCATCGACGCCCGCATGTCAGATCAGTTGCCTGCTTATGCCACACCAGGCAGTGCAGGCTTGGATTTGCGTGCTTGCCTGAGCGAGCCCTTGACACTGCAGCCCAACGCTTGGCAACTGGTGCCCACTGGCATCGCCGTGCACCTGAAAGACCCGGCTTATGCCGCCATGCTCTTGCCCCGATCGGGTTTGGGCCACAAGCACGGCATCGTGCTGGGCAACTTGGTGGGTTTGATTGACAGCGATTACCAGGGGCAATTGATGGTCAGCGCCTGGAACCGCAGCGATGTGGCTTTCACCATCGAGCCGATGGAGCGCATCGCGCAAATGGTCATCGTGCCGGTGGTGCAGGCCACATTCAATGTGGTGGCAGAGTTTGATGCACCCAGTGAGCGTGGCGAAGGTGGCTACGGCTCGACCGGCAAAAAATAA